The Helianthus annuus cultivar XRQ/B chromosome 16, HanXRQr2.0-SUNRISE, whole genome shotgun sequence genome includes a window with the following:
- the LOC110917197 gene encoding cytochrome P450 76T24 has protein sequence MDYIIIFFLLSVFTWLYYFTCKLGRQKSGVATRLPPGPSPLPIIGNILELGNKPHHSLAALSKTYGPLMSLKLGSTTMIVVSSCEIAQEFFSKHDISFSSRYVPCSMRVLDIHNISMIWLPVGDQWRKLRRICKEHLFSIRQLDSSRFLRKKKVQELLHFVHGCCTSGKPINVGETAATTTLNVLSNYIFSTDLAQYDSPSSQEFKNMVWAVMEIAGAPNLAEYFPMLRPLDPHGLLRRSKFYNKKLSAIFEQHISERLRARSTSSSDASTKDLTDLLLNISEDQNSSISLNDIRQLLYDLFLAGTDTTSNTLEWAMAELMHNPEKMLKAQAEIKKVIGNDDRTFEESDISGVPYLHAVIKETLRLHPPVTFLVPHKAITDVEIKGHMVPKDAQIMCNLWAMGQDPNVWSDPQRFEPERFLDVEIDFKGRDFEFIPFGAGRRMCPGLPLADVMLHLMLGTLIHKFDWKIEGGMRAQDMDMTDKFGFTLKKNLPLMAIPIKL, from the exons ATGGACTACATAATCATCTTCTTCTTACTTTCCGTTTTTACATGGCTTTATTACTTTACGTGCAAATTGGGCCGTCAAAAGTCAGGTGTCGCCACCCGACTGCCGCCCGGCCCGAGCCCGCTTCCAATCATTGGAAACATCTTGGAACTCGGAAACAAACCACACCACTCCCTCGCTGCCCTGTCCAAAACCTACGGACCTTTGATGTCCCTAAAGCTCGGTAGCACTACCATGATTGTTGTTTCGTCATGTGAAATCGCTCAAGAGTTCTTTTCAAAACATGATATTTctttctccagcagatatgtccCGTGTTCTATGAGAGTACTCGACATCCATAACATCTCCATGATTTGGCTGCCTGTTGGGGACCAGTGGCGAAAATTAAGAAGAATATGCAAAGAACATTTGTTTTCGATACGTCAACTTGATTCAAGCCGCTTTCTACGCAAGAAAAAGGTTCAGGAACTCCTGCACTTCGTTCATGGTTGTTGCACGAGTGGCAAACCGATCAATGTTGGTGAAACTGCGGCTACAACAACTCTAAACGTTCTCTCCAACTACATATTTTCTACTGATTTAGCTCAGTATGATTCTCCATCTTCTcaagaatttaagaacatggtatGGGCTGTCATGGAAATTGCTGGTGCACCAAATTTAGCCGAATATTTTCCTATGCTTCGGCCCTTGGATCCACATGGCTTGCTACGACGATCTAAATTTTACAACAAGAAGCTTTCGGCAATATTTGAGCAACATATCAGTGAACGGTTGCGTGCCAGAAGTACAAGTTCATCCGATGCATCAACCAAGGATCTTACCGATTTGCTATTGAACATCAGTGAAGATCAAAACTCCTCAATTAGCCTTAATGACATAAGACAGTTGCTATAT GACTTATTTCTTGCAGGAACCGACACGACATCAAACACGTTGGAATGGGCAATGGCGGAACTAATGCACAACCCCGAGAAAATGTTAAAAGCTCAAGCGGAGATCAAGAAAGTAATAGGAAATGATGACAGAACTTTTGAAGAATCAGACATCTCGGGGGTTCCTTACCTACACGCCGTTATAAAAGAAACTCTTCGGTTGCACCCTCCTGTTACCTTTTTAGTCCCTCATAAAGCCATAACTGATGTTGAGATCAAAGGTCACATGGTCCCAAAAGACGCGCAGATCATGTGTAACTTGTGGGCCATGGGTCAAGACCCGAATGTGTGGTCAGACCCACAAAGGTTCGAGCCAGAGAGGTTTCTTGATGTCGAGATAGACTTCAAAGGTCGTGATTTTGAGTTCATCCCGTTTGGTGCAGGAAGAAGGATGTGTCCAGGATTGCCTCTTGCGGATGTTATGTTGCATTTGATGTTGGGAACTTTGATTCATAAGTTTGATTGGAAGATTGAAGGAGGCATGAGAGCACAAGATATGGATATGACTGATAAGTTCGGGTTTACATTAAAGAAAAATCTGCCTCTGATGGCCATCCCAATCAAACTTTGA